One genomic segment of Natrononativus amylolyticus includes these proteins:
- a CDS encoding aldehyde dehydrogenase family protein, with translation MTDQLPLTPESGWNALFLDGAWIDAGERETIGVENPYTREEIATVPAGTADDVDAAYESAAEAQSEWATQPPQRRASIVNSALESLGEHWEEVLELLALESGSTRVKGVAELQTAKGMMQQAASYPFRMAGEHDDSIVPGKENVVERVPVGVVGVISPWNFPFHLSMRAVAPAIAAGNAVVLKPASNTPITGGLLLAKIFEEAGLPDGVLNVVTGNGSDVGDAVAGHETPRVLAFTGSTEIGQQVAKQAAGNCALPALELGGNNVHVVTENADVERAVDGGVFGSFLHSGQACISINRHLVHESLYDGYVSTLADRAESLPAGDPTDEETVIGPIIDEAQRDQILEYVEETVDAGATLETGGDHDGLVIEPTVLSGVDNEMAAACNEHFGPVAPVIPYSSDEEAIELANDTIHGLSGSVHSEDLEQARRIADGIETGMVHINDQPLNDEPHVAFGGTKQSGLGRYNAEEILEELTTTKWISVQREPREYPF, from the coding sequence TGGATCGACGCCGGCGAGCGGGAGACGATCGGCGTCGAGAATCCCTACACGCGCGAGGAGATCGCGACCGTGCCCGCGGGGACGGCAGACGACGTCGACGCGGCCTACGAGAGCGCCGCCGAGGCACAGTCCGAGTGGGCGACCCAGCCACCCCAGCGGCGGGCCAGTATCGTCAACTCGGCGCTCGAGTCCCTCGGCGAGCACTGGGAGGAGGTCCTCGAGTTGCTCGCCCTCGAGTCCGGAAGCACGCGCGTCAAGGGCGTCGCCGAACTCCAGACCGCGAAAGGGATGATGCAGCAGGCGGCGAGCTACCCGTTCCGGATGGCCGGCGAGCACGACGACTCGATCGTTCCCGGGAAAGAGAACGTCGTCGAGCGGGTTCCGGTCGGCGTCGTGGGCGTCATCTCGCCGTGGAACTTCCCGTTTCACCTCTCGATGCGTGCCGTCGCCCCCGCGATCGCCGCCGGTAACGCCGTCGTCCTCAAACCCGCATCGAACACGCCGATAACCGGGGGACTCCTGCTCGCAAAGATCTTCGAGGAGGCGGGGCTCCCCGACGGCGTCCTCAACGTCGTCACCGGCAACGGCTCCGACGTCGGCGACGCCGTCGCGGGCCACGAAACCCCGCGCGTGCTGGCGTTTACGGGCTCGACGGAGATCGGCCAGCAGGTCGCGAAGCAGGCCGCTGGGAACTGCGCGCTGCCGGCGCTCGAACTCGGCGGCAACAACGTCCACGTCGTTACCGAAAACGCCGACGTAGAGCGCGCCGTCGACGGCGGCGTCTTCGGCTCGTTTCTGCACTCCGGGCAGGCCTGCATCTCGATCAACCGCCACCTCGTTCACGAGTCGCTGTACGACGGCTACGTGAGTACGCTCGCCGACCGCGCCGAGTCGCTCCCGGCGGGCGATCCGACCGACGAGGAGACGGTCATCGGTCCGATCATCGACGAGGCCCAGCGCGATCAGATCCTCGAGTACGTCGAGGAGACCGTCGACGCGGGTGCGACCCTCGAGACCGGCGGCGACCACGACGGTCTCGTGATCGAACCGACGGTGCTCTCGGGCGTGGACAACGAGATGGCCGCCGCTTGCAACGAGCACTTCGGTCCCGTCGCACCGGTGATCCCCTACTCGAGCGACGAGGAGGCGATCGAACTGGCGAACGACACGATCCACGGCCTCTCCGGCTCCGTGCACTCGGAAGACCTCGAACAGGCCCGTCGGATCGCCGACGGCATCGAAACGGGGATGGTCCACATCAACGACCAGCCGCTCAACGACGAGCCCCACGTCGCCTTCGGTGGAACGAAACAGTCCGGCCTCGGTCGGTACAACGCCGAGGAGATCCTCGAGGAACTCACGACGACGAAGTGGATCTCGGTCCAGCGCGAGCCCCGGGAGTACCCGTTCTGA
- a CDS encoding ferredoxin produces the protein MSDGIQRPSDVGSSGSDAPPVEEKPYKIIFEANKCFGAGKCAEVADNWEMDLGTGLARANSYFIGEDELEENVRAAEVCPAKKDQGCIHVVDRRTDEEIAPNPHGDGTLSVDW, from the coding sequence ATGAGTGACGGCATTCAGCGGCCGAGCGACGTCGGCTCGAGCGGTAGCGACGCGCCGCCGGTCGAGGAGAAACCGTACAAGATCATCTTCGAGGCGAACAAGTGCTTCGGCGCTGGCAAGTGCGCGGAGGTCGCCGACAACTGGGAGATGGATCTCGGGACCGGCCTCGCGCGTGCGAACTCCTACTTCATCGGCGAGGACGAACTCGAGGAGAACGTCCGCGCGGCGGAGGTCTGCCCGGCGAAGAAAGATCAGGGCTGTATTCACGTCGTCGACCGCCGAACCGACGAGGAGATCGCACCGAACCCACACGGCGACGGGACGTTGAGCGTCGACTGGTAG
- a CDS encoding peptidylprolyl isomerase, with translation MGNPTATLHTSEGDIEVELFEERAPRTVGNFIGLATGEREWTDPESGDRITDEPLYDDVLFHRVIEGFMIQGGDPTGTGRGGPGYQFDDEFHDELTHDSEGILSMANSGPNTNGSQFFITLDATPHLDGRHSVFGEVVDGMDVVREIGSVETGPNDRPTEDVVLESVTVHRDE, from the coding sequence ATGGGTAATCCGACTGCCACCCTGCACACCAGCGAGGGCGACATCGAGGTCGAACTGTTCGAAGAGCGCGCGCCGCGGACGGTCGGCAACTTCATCGGGCTCGCGACGGGCGAGCGCGAGTGGACCGATCCCGAGTCCGGCGACCGCATCACCGACGAGCCGCTGTACGACGACGTGCTCTTCCACCGCGTCATCGAGGGCTTCATGATCCAGGGCGGGGACCCGACCGGAACCGGCCGCGGCGGCCCCGGCTACCAGTTCGACGACGAGTTCCACGACGAACTCACCCACGACAGTGAGGGCATCCTTTCGATGGCCAACTCCGGGCCGAACACGAACGGCTCGCAGTTCTTCATCACCCTCGACGCGACGCCCCACCTCGACGGTCGCCACTCGGTCTTCGGCGAAGTGGTCGACGGGATGGACGTCGTCCGCGAGATCGGCTCCGTCGAGACCGGGCCGAACGACCGCCCGACGGAGGACGTCGTCCTCGAGTCGGTCACCGTCCACCGGGACGAGTAA
- a CDS encoding succinylglutamate desuccinylase/aspartoacylase family protein, whose translation MSPSGTHTAEDLELARLPSGVSISTTVHTYDGGEDGPALYVQAAQHGREVNGTEVLRRFHDRLPLESLSGTVIAVPVADPLTFDHVSYTTPEIIDSVNPNMNRVWPGDDGGSLHERMAAALWEYVEGADALVDLHTGSPDMWPHVVFLEGDADSRGLAEAFGTDLLLSEEANDDAPEEWHRRSFDGKLRVAAATEGIPSITPELAYNKQIVEDVVEEGVDGLLDVLRHLEMLPGEVTTREQTLARNHLGKVTARESGLFRANPDLEMGQFVPEGLHVGTVYHPTTYEPLHEAETDREGILYALTQEATVTAGAKLASVALVREE comes from the coding sequence ATGTCACCATCGGGAACGCACACCGCAGAGGACCTCGAGCTCGCCCGGCTGCCCTCGGGCGTCTCGATCTCGACGACGGTTCACACCTACGACGGGGGCGAGGACGGCCCGGCGCTGTACGTCCAGGCCGCCCAGCACGGCCGCGAGGTAAACGGCACCGAAGTGCTCCGGCGCTTTCACGACCGGCTCCCGCTCGAGTCGCTTTCCGGCACCGTGATCGCCGTCCCCGTCGCGGATCCGCTCACCTTCGATCACGTCTCCTACACCACCCCGGAGATCATCGACAGCGTCAACCCGAACATGAACCGCGTCTGGCCCGGCGACGACGGCGGGAGTCTCCACGAGCGGATGGCTGCCGCGCTCTGGGAGTACGTCGAGGGCGCCGACGCGCTGGTCGACCTCCACACCGGCAGCCCCGACATGTGGCCCCACGTCGTCTTCCTCGAGGGCGACGCCGACTCGCGGGGCCTCGCCGAGGCGTTCGGCACCGACCTGCTGCTCTCGGAGGAGGCCAACGACGACGCCCCCGAGGAGTGGCACAGGCGCAGCTTCGACGGCAAGCTTCGGGTGGCCGCCGCAACGGAGGGGATTCCGTCGATCACGCCCGAACTCGCCTACAACAAGCAGATCGTCGAGGACGTCGTCGAGGAGGGCGTCGACGGCCTGCTCGACGTGCTTCGCCACCTCGAGATGCTCCCCGGCGAGGTGACGACGCGCGAACAGACGCTCGCGCGCAACCACCTCGGGAAGGTCACGGCGAGAGAGTCGGGGCTGTTCCGGGCGAACCCCGACCTCGAGATGGGGCAGTTCGTCCCCGAAGGACTCCACGTCGGCACCGTCTACCACCCGACGACGTACGAACCGCTCCACGAAGCCGAGACGGACCGCGAGGGGATCCTCTACGCGCTCACCCAGGAGGCGACCGTGACGGCGGGCGCCAAACTGGCGAGCGTCGCGTTGGTCCGCGAGGAGTAA
- a CDS encoding anthranilate phosphoribosyltransferase has protein sequence MAQATQEFGEWPLKRLMTEVVGSGHKSADDMTREQAREAFQRILAGEPDHTTLGAFWLANRWKRNNAEELAAYADVMREESVITAEPDCDPVDCGANYDGKHTTAVLGVGAGLVAAAAGTPVVTHSGDRVPTQKACAYKHVLDELGVRTDLEPDESADMVDETGFGFYYQPNFNPGIHALWDRRDQMGVRTFVNTIETVANPANADVHLGSFYHLAFAKKVSDLVAESEQLPFSRVVMFQGMEGYDDIRPGYTKVAEWSPESFEDYEIETAEFGMDLESEDLAVDDLEADSAAITEAVLADEREDGFADAIALNGAFRMYVNRDVDSLEAGLERAREVITDGSAEAVLEELRAF, from the coding sequence ATGGCGCAGGCAACCCAGGAGTTCGGCGAGTGGCCGCTGAAACGCCTGATGACGGAGGTCGTCGGCTCGGGACACAAGTCCGCCGACGACATGACCCGCGAGCAGGCCCGCGAAGCGTTCCAACGCATTCTGGCGGGGGAACCGGATCACACCACGCTGGGGGCGTTCTGGCTCGCGAACCGCTGGAAGCGCAACAACGCCGAGGAGCTGGCGGCGTACGCCGACGTGATGCGCGAGGAGTCGGTGATCACCGCGGAACCCGACTGCGACCCCGTCGACTGCGGGGCGAACTACGACGGCAAGCACACCACGGCGGTCCTCGGCGTCGGCGCAGGACTGGTCGCCGCCGCCGCCGGCACGCCGGTCGTCACCCACTCCGGCGACCGGGTCCCCACCCAGAAGGCGTGTGCGTACAAGCACGTCTTAGACGAACTCGGCGTCCGGACCGACCTCGAGCCCGACGAATCGGCCGACATGGTCGACGAGACCGGATTCGGGTTCTACTACCAGCCCAATTTCAACCCCGGCATCCACGCGCTGTGGGACCGGCGCGACCAGATGGGGGTCCGGACGTTCGTCAACACCATCGAGACGGTGGCGAACCCGGCGAACGCCGACGTTCACCTCGGCTCCTTCTACCACCTCGCGTTCGCGAAGAAGGTGAGCGACCTCGTCGCCGAGAGCGAGCAGTTGCCGTTCTCGCGGGTCGTCATGTTCCAGGGGATGGAGGGGTACGACGACATCCGGCCGGGCTATACGAAGGTCGCCGAGTGGTCCCCCGAGTCCTTCGAGGACTACGAGATCGAAACCGCCGAGTTCGGCATGGATCTCGAGAGCGAGGACCTCGCAGTCGACGACCTCGAGGCCGATTCGGCGGCGATCACCGAGGCCGTCCTCGCGGACGAGCGCGAGGACGGCTTCGCCGACGCCATCGCGCTCAACGGCGCGTTCCGGATGTACGTCAACCGCGATGTCGACAGCCTGGAGGCGGGTCTCGAGCGCGCTCGCGAGGTCATTACCGACGGGAGCGCCGAAGCGGTGCTCGAGGAACTCCGAGCGTTCTGA
- a CDS encoding Lrp/AsnC family transcriptional regulator, translating to MSSLSGDWREGIDDIDAAIIDGYQSGFPIEERPFRTVGDELGVSEDEAFDRVMTLRENGVFRRFGAVLNPPVIGSSTLAAVQAPDDRFEEIAEVINGYRQVNHNYRRDHEWNMWFVVTAGSRDTRDRILEEIEDQTGCDVLVLPMLTDYYIDLEFPVVNADRFARESLEADTDASATRISEDAAGDLSEFDAELLLEIQDGFPLTKTPYRDLAEGLGADASEVLEAISRLQGDGCIKRIGCIVNHVVTGFDANCMVVWDVPDDRLDEWGERAGSLPYVTLCYHRPRRPDQEWPYNLFTMIHGRDPETVDEKIDELAADYLPVAHERLYSTETLKQTGARYDEIVGGE from the coding sequence ATGAGCAGCCTGTCGGGCGACTGGCGCGAGGGGATCGACGATATCGACGCCGCGATCATCGACGGCTACCAGAGCGGCTTCCCGATCGAAGAACGCCCGTTCCGAACCGTGGGTGACGAGCTGGGAGTCAGCGAGGACGAGGCGTTCGATCGCGTCATGACGTTACGCGAGAACGGCGTCTTCCGGCGCTTCGGCGCCGTCCTCAACCCGCCGGTGATCGGCTCCTCGACGCTGGCCGCCGTCCAGGCCCCCGATGACCGGTTCGAGGAGATCGCCGAGGTGATCAACGGCTACCGGCAGGTCAATCACAACTACCGGCGCGACCACGAGTGGAACATGTGGTTCGTCGTCACCGCCGGTTCGCGCGATACGCGCGACCGAATTCTCGAGGAGATCGAGGACCAGACCGGCTGTGACGTCCTCGTCCTGCCGATGCTCACGGATTACTACATCGACCTCGAGTTTCCGGTCGTCAACGCCGACCGATTTGCGAGAGAATCCCTCGAGGCCGACACCGACGCCTCCGCCACCCGCATCAGCGAGGACGCCGCGGGCGACCTCTCCGAATTCGACGCCGAACTACTGCTCGAGATCCAGGACGGGTTTCCGCTCACGAAGACACCCTACCGCGACCTCGCGGAGGGCCTCGGTGCAGACGCGAGCGAGGTGCTCGAGGCGATCTCCCGACTGCAGGGCGACGGCTGCATCAAGCGCATCGGCTGTATCGTCAACCACGTCGTGACCGGCTTCGACGCCAACTGTATGGTCGTCTGGGACGTTCCCGACGACCGCCTCGACGAGTGGGGCGAGCGGGCGGGCTCGCTGCCGTACGTCACCCTCTGCTATCACCGACCGCGCCGACCCGACCAGGAGTGGCCGTACAACCTCTTTACGATGATCCACGGGCGCGACCCGGAGACAGTCGACGAAAAGATCGACGAACTGGCCGCCGACTACCTGCCCGTTGCACACGAGCGGCTCTACTCGACGGAGACGCTGAAACAGACCGGCGCGCGCTACGACGAGATCGTCGGCGGCGAGTAA
- a CDS encoding FAD-binding and (Fe-S)-binding domain-containing protein, which produces MATERSADPAGDARATYDYASDDVDRPALVEDLNRLVDGDVRFDSYSRQLYATDASPYEVTPVGVVFPESTADVVGVMEYCAEREIPVLPRGGGTSLAGQTVNRAVVLDFTKEMRAIREVDPEGRTATVEPGVVLGELNETLEPHGLKFAPDPAWGDKSAIGGAIGNNSTGAHSLQYGKTDAYLEACEVVLADGTVTRFGEVTVEEIGERADPSGDLEARIYAEFDRILSEEANAIDVAYPDLKRNVSGYNLDRLVAESRGEPLPGGEETGEPGSVNLARALAGSEGTLAIVTEATVSLEAIPETKAVSLLCYRDLHDAMADVAPILEHDPAAVEVLDDVLIDLARGTAEFAPVTEILPEGTNAVLLVEFYASDTDEGRERVAGLLADRAPSVEPTGEPAADAPRIDAEATAIEGLEAYDADERAQLWKLRKSGLPILLSRTTDEKHISFIEDTAIPPERLPEFVEEFESILESHDTYATFYAHAGPGVLHVRPLVNTKTVTGIEQLYGIADDVTDLVVELGGSVSGEHGDGRARSQWNHKLYGDRVWKTFRSLKSAFDPDWLLNPGQVCGYDDADERPEDAPSRAEVVDLTENLRFDPEYAFEPGFEPALEWENDNGFRGMAELCHGCGGCRGGQSTTGGVMCPTYRASGEEITSTRGRANALREAMSGGLEPGEAFSDEFVEEVMALCIGCKGCAIDCPSEVDMAKLKAEVTHEYHRRNGAGFRDRLFARVDDLSRWGSTLAPLSNLAPKVPGARQVLEATVGIAADRPLPTFHAHTFRDWFDRRGGAAVSESGATRRAILYPDTYTNYSHPEAGKAAVRVLEAAGVHVDVPRDLGDTGRPAFSKGFLDRARETAKDNVAGLEPAINEGWDVVVIEPSDAVMFQSDYLDLLGENAATLAANSYGICEYLDTFGLDEGIAFDPDAVDEALTYHGHCHQKAVAKDHHAVGVLRRAGYAVDPLDSGCCGMAGSFGYEAEHASMSDAIATILFEQVEASDGDRVVAPGASCRTQLEGYHGTEAPETPIERLAATLPAGDGESGRTRESKY; this is translated from the coding sequence ATGGCAACGGAGCGCAGCGCAGACCCGGCCGGCGACGCCCGCGCGACCTACGACTACGCGAGCGACGACGTCGACCGGCCGGCGCTCGTCGAGGATCTCAACCGCCTCGTCGACGGCGATGTCCGCTTCGATTCGTACTCGAGACAGCTGTACGCGACCGACGCGAGCCCCTACGAGGTGACGCCGGTCGGCGTCGTGTTCCCGGAATCGACGGCCGACGTCGTCGGCGTGATGGAGTACTGCGCCGAGCGCGAGATACCGGTTCTCCCCCGCGGCGGGGGGACGAGCCTCGCCGGGCAGACCGTCAATCGGGCGGTCGTCCTCGATTTCACGAAGGAGATGCGCGCGATCCGGGAGGTCGATCCCGAGGGCCGAACGGCGACCGTCGAACCGGGCGTCGTCCTCGGCGAGTTGAACGAGACACTCGAGCCCCACGGATTGAAGTTCGCGCCCGATCCCGCGTGGGGCGACAAGAGCGCGATCGGCGGCGCGATCGGCAACAACTCGACGGGCGCCCACTCCCTGCAGTACGGCAAGACCGACGCCTACCTCGAGGCCTGCGAGGTCGTCCTCGCCGACGGCACAGTCACCCGGTTCGGCGAGGTGACCGTCGAGGAAATCGGCGAGCGAGCGGATCCGTCGGGCGATCTCGAGGCCCGCATTTACGCCGAGTTCGACCGGATCCTCTCCGAGGAGGCCAACGCGATCGACGTGGCGTACCCCGACCTCAAGCGCAACGTCTCCGGGTACAACCTCGACAGGCTCGTCGCCGAATCCCGCGGCGAACCGCTACCCGGTGGCGAAGAGACGGGCGAACCGGGATCGGTCAACCTCGCCCGCGCGCTCGCTGGCAGCGAGGGCACCCTCGCAATCGTCACCGAGGCGACCGTCTCGCTCGAGGCGATTCCCGAGACGAAGGCGGTCTCGCTGCTCTGTTACCGGGATCTCCACGACGCGATGGCCGACGTCGCGCCGATCCTCGAGCACGACCCCGCGGCCGTCGAGGTGCTCGACGACGTGTTGATCGACCTCGCGCGGGGGACCGCCGAGTTCGCGCCCGTCACGGAGATACTCCCCGAAGGGACCAACGCGGTCCTTCTGGTCGAGTTCTACGCTTCGGATACCGACGAGGGCCGCGAACGGGTCGCCGGACTGCTCGCCGACCGCGCACCGTCCGTCGAGCCGACCGGGGAGCCGGCCGCGGACGCGCCGCGGATCGACGCGGAGGCGACCGCCATCGAGGGCCTCGAGGCCTACGACGCCGACGAGCGCGCCCAGCTCTGGAAGCTCCGGAAGTCGGGACTGCCGATCCTGCTCTCGCGGACGACCGACGAGAAGCACATCTCCTTCATCGAGGACACCGCGATCCCGCCCGAGCGGCTGCCCGAGTTCGTCGAGGAGTTCGAGTCGATCCTCGAGTCCCACGACACGTACGCCACCTTCTACGCCCACGCCGGACCCGGCGTTCTCCACGTCCGACCGCTCGTGAACACCAAGACGGTGACGGGGATCGAACAGCTGTACGGCATCGCCGACGACGTCACCGACCTCGTGGTCGAACTCGGCGGGTCGGTGTCGGGCGAACACGGCGACGGCCGCGCGCGCTCGCAGTGGAACCACAAGCTGTACGGCGACCGGGTCTGGAAGACGTTTCGATCCCTCAAGTCGGCGTTCGACCCCGACTGGCTGCTCAATCCGGGGCAGGTCTGTGGCTACGACGACGCGGACGAACGGCCCGAAGACGCACCGTCGCGAGCCGAGGTCGTCGACCTCACCGAGAACCTGCGGTTCGATCCCGAGTACGCCTTCGAACCGGGCTTCGAACCCGCCCTCGAGTGGGAGAACGACAACGGGTTTCGGGGGATGGCCGAGCTCTGTCACGGCTGTGGCGGCTGTCGGGGCGGCCAGTCGACCACCGGTGGCGTGATGTGCCCGACCTACCGCGCCAGCGGCGAGGAGATCACGAGCACCCGCGGGCGGGCCAACGCGCTCCGGGAGGCGATGAGCGGCGGTCTCGAGCCGGGCGAGGCCTTTTCCGACGAGTTCGTCGAGGAGGTGATGGCCCTCTGTATCGGCTGTAAGGGCTGTGCGATCGACTGTCCCAGCGAGGTCGACATGGCCAAACTCAAAGCCGAGGTGACCCACGAGTACCACCGGCGAAACGGCGCCGGCTTCAGAGACCGACTGTTCGCCCGCGTAGACGACCTCTCGCGGTGGGGGAGCACGCTCGCGCCCCTCTCGAACCTCGCGCCGAAGGTTCCGGGCGCGCGCCAGGTCCTCGAGGCCACCGTGGGAATCGCCGCCGACCGGCCGCTGCCGACGTTTCACGCCCACACGTTCCGCGACTGGTTCGACCGCCGCGGCGGCGCCGCGGTCTCCGAGTCCGGGGCGACGAGACGCGCGATCCTCTACCCCGACACCTACACCAACTACAGCCATCCCGAGGCCGGGAAAGCCGCCGTTCGGGTGCTCGAGGCCGCGGGCGTCCACGTCGACGTCCCCCGCGACCTCGGCGACACCGGCCGACCGGCGTTCTCGAAGGGGTTTCTCGACCGGGCGCGCGAGACGGCCAAAGACAACGTCGCGGGTCTCGAGCCGGCGATCAACGAGGGCTGGGACGTCGTCGTGATCGAACCCTCCGACGCGGTGATGTTCCAGTCGGATTACCTGGATCTGCTCGGCGAGAACGCCGCGACGCTCGCGGCGAACAGCTACGGAATCTGCGAGTACCTCGACACCTTCGGGCTGGACGAGGGGATCGCCTTCGATCCCGACGCGGTCGACGAGGCGCTCACCTACCACGGCCACTGCCACCAGAAGGCCGTCGCGAAAGACCACCACGCCGTCGGCGTCCTCCGGCGGGCGGGGTACGCCGTCGACCCGCTCGACTCGGGCTGTTGCGGGATGGCCGGCTCGTTCGGCTACGAGGCCGAACACGCCTCGATGAGCGACGCGATCGCGACCATCCTCTTCGAGCAGGTCGAGGCGAGCGACGGCGACCGGGTCGTCGCCCCCGGCGCCTCCTGTCGCACGCAACTCGAGGGCTACCACGGCACGGAAGCGCCCGAGACGCCGATCGAGCGGCTGGCGGCGACGCTGCCGGCGGGCGACGGGGAGTCGGGCCGAACCCGCGAATCGAAGTATTAA
- a CDS encoding aldo/keto reductase produces the protein MTPSQLPEPGFGTSGHEGDSCTENVVAALEAGYRHVDTAQMYDNEAAVGEALERADVPREEVFLATKVHPSNLAPEDVLESTEASLDRLGVDAADLLYVHWPTGAYDAAETLPAFDEARERGLTRHVGVSNFTTDLLEEAAEILESPVLAHQVESHPWFPQDELVSYARERAITTVAYCPLAQGDVVDSDELEAVAEGYDATPAQVTMAWFAGREGVVAIPKGSDDHVAENLAGHDLDLDDEDRARIDDLAAGRRLVDPDEAAWNR, from the coding sequence GTGACACCATCTCAGCTTCCCGAACCCGGTTTCGGTACGTCCGGCCACGAGGGCGATTCCTGCACCGAGAACGTCGTTGCGGCCCTCGAGGCGGGCTACCGACACGTCGACACCGCCCAGATGTACGACAACGAGGCGGCCGTCGGCGAGGCGCTCGAGCGAGCGGACGTGCCGCGTGAGGAGGTCTTCCTCGCGACGAAAGTCCACCCGTCGAACCTCGCCCCCGAGGACGTCCTCGAGAGCACCGAGGCGAGCCTCGACCGCCTCGGCGTCGACGCCGCCGACCTGCTGTACGTCCACTGGCCGACGGGTGCCTACGACGCCGCGGAGACGCTGCCGGCGTTCGACGAGGCCCGCGAGCGCGGGCTGACACGCCACGTCGGTGTGAGCAACTTCACGACCGACCTCCTCGAGGAGGCGGCCGAGATCCTCGAGTCGCCGGTTCTCGCCCATCAGGTCGAGAGCCACCCGTGGTTCCCACAGGACGAGCTGGTTTCGTACGCCCGCGAGCGCGCCATCACGACCGTCGCCTACTGTCCGCTCGCCCAGGGCGACGTCGTCGACAGCGACGAACTCGAGGCCGTCGCCGAGGGGTACGACGCGACGCCGGCCCAGGTGACGATGGCGTGGTTCGCCGGGCGGGAGGGGGTCGTCGCCATTCCGAAGGGATCGGACGACCACGTCGCGGAGAACCTCGCGGGCCACGACCTCGACCTCGACGACGAGGATCGCGCCCGGATCGACGACCTCGCCGCCGGCCGACGGCTGGTCGACCCCGACGAGGCCGCCTGGAACCGATAA
- a CDS encoding creatininase family protein, translating to MTEAATPAKPYRLTEMTWRDVERALEETSTLLVPVGSTEQHGHHLPLGVDGFMPEAIGERVARECPALLAPPVWYGVSPHHTFKPGTFTVSTETFQRYVIDICASAGEWGIEHVILLNGHYLAQDPELEIVVRELRSSHGIDAFHAPLVNLFAEVAAEIRTGEISFHASEFETSIMLELFPELVRMDSAERVDPPDESLPLTDYDALGENEVGWALTAAEMAELTHTGNIGDPTVATAEKGAALVEAAVSSLVSLVEALEDE from the coding sequence ATGACTGAGGCGGCCACCCCCGCGAAACCGTACCGGCTCACGGAGATGACCTGGCGGGACGTCGAACGTGCGCTCGAGGAGACGTCGACGCTGCTCGTCCCGGTGGGGAGCACCGAACAGCACGGCCACCACCTTCCCCTCGGGGTCGACGGCTTCATGCCCGAGGCGATCGGCGAGCGCGTCGCCCGAGAGTGTCCCGCACTGCTCGCGCCGCCGGTCTGGTACGGCGTTAGCCCCCACCACACGTTCAAACCGGGAACGTTCACCGTCTCGACGGAGACGTTTCAGCGCTACGTGATCGACATCTGCGCTTCGGCGGGCGAGTGGGGGATCGAGCACGTAATTCTGCTCAACGGCCACTACCTCGCACAGGATCCGGAACTCGAGATCGTCGTTCGCGAACTCCGGTCGTCACACGGAATCGACGCCTTTCACGCGCCGCTGGTGAACCTTTTCGCCGAGGTTGCCGCCGAGATCCGCACCGGCGAGATCTCGTTTCACGCATCGGAGTTCGAGACGAGCATCATGCTCGAGCTGTTCCCGGAACTGGTCCGGATGGACAGCGCAGAGCGGGTCGACCCCCCGGACGAATCACTGCCACTGACCGACTACGACGCGCTGGGCGAGAACGAGGTGGGCTGGGCGCTCACCGCCGCGGAGATGGCCGAACTCACTCACACCGGGAACATCGGCGACCCGACGGTTGCCACCGCCGAGAAGGGCGCGGCCCTCGTCGAAGCGGCGGTTTCGAGTCTCGTCTCGCTCGTCGAGGCGCTCGAGGACGAGTGA